From the genome of Rhizobium sp. NXC24, one region includes:
- a CDS encoding IclR family transcriptional regulator, whose product MSTIGKALSLLDTLSRLDKEAGLTDIARLCALDKATARRFLVELERHGFVEQDQDTRRYRIGPAPVRLARIREARFPFLRVAIPFIKSLAETSTETVHLSEFSGGRLSTIHVEDSPRAHRIIIDVGSLLPFHATASGLAFLAFSPRSEIDAALQKPLEKFTDHTIVDPLLVRGMLDETAARGFSISHQGLEAGVISAAAPVRTPNGHPIGCVAVAAPLSRTTKVAIHEFGAQAVAAANAISEKYYGSERPMGTIAKIRRTD is encoded by the coding sequence ATGAGCACGATCGGAAAGGCGCTTTCATTGCTGGATACCCTGTCACGGCTGGACAAGGAGGCGGGCCTGACCGACATCGCCCGCCTGTGCGCGCTGGACAAGGCAACAGCGCGACGCTTTCTGGTGGAGCTGGAAAGGCACGGCTTCGTGGAGCAGGATCAGGATACGCGCCGCTATCGCATCGGCCCGGCGCCGGTTCGCCTCGCACGCATTCGCGAAGCACGCTTTCCTTTTCTGCGGGTCGCCATCCCGTTCATCAAGTCGCTCGCCGAAACATCGACTGAGACGGTGCATCTTTCGGAATTTTCGGGAGGACGGCTTTCGACCATCCATGTGGAGGATTCGCCCCGCGCCCACCGCATCATCATCGATGTCGGCAGCCTCCTGCCCTTTCATGCCACGGCGTCCGGTCTTGCCTTTCTGGCCTTCTCTCCACGCTCAGAGATCGACGCGGCTCTCCAAAAGCCGCTCGAGAAATTTACGGACCATACCATCGTCGATCCCCTGCTGGTGCGTGGGATGCTCGATGAGACGGCAGCACGCGGCTTTTCCATCAGTCATCAGGGTTTAGAGGCCGGCGTCATCAGCGCGGCCGCGCCGGTCCGCACGCCCAATGGCCATCCCATCGGCTGCGTGGCGGTCGCCGCCCCGCTCTCACGCACGACGAAGGTAGCCATCCACGAATTTGGCGCGCAGGCAGTCGCTGCGGCCAATGCGATCTCAGAAAAATATTACGGGTCGGAAAGACCCATGGGAACCATTGCAAAAATCAGGAGGACAGATTGA
- a CDS encoding APC family permease, translating into MNTQNSQGAAENQLRKNSLGVGAVTFLVVSAAAPLTAVAGGVPLSMMLGNGPGIPLTFLLVTGILLLFAVGYVAMARHIRNAGAFYAYTAQGLGGLMGGAAALIAILAYNAMQVGVLGLFGAATKGFFAEQLGLDLPWWVWSFVGIAFVAVFGYRRVDLSAKVLTVLVILEYLVVLVIDAAIFVKGGDAGLSAASFTPTAFWSGTPAIGLLFCFAAFIGFEATTIYSEEAREPEKTVPRATYISVLIIGLFYMLTSWLMVDGAGVDKLVPALQGLADPTTFLFGLAERYVGHWITVVMSVLFITSLFAGILAFHNGVARYMYVAGREGLLPKSVGVTHPVFQSPHGGSIIQTVIAVLVVALFAATGQDPVLALFSWLTNVATLAIILLMAFTAFSIVVFFSRNPGLERNVLVIKVLPIVTGLILLALVYYISANFGAIAGANGVLAVLLPGLVLIAAIIGFIAAARLKSSDAAGYARLGAGQEA; encoded by the coding sequence ATGAATACGCAAAATTCGCAGGGCGCGGCTGAAAACCAGTTGCGCAAAAACAGTCTCGGCGTAGGTGCCGTCACCTTTCTGGTGGTTTCGGCCGCAGCGCCGCTGACCGCCGTTGCTGGCGGCGTGCCGCTTTCGATGATGCTTGGCAACGGGCCGGGGATACCGCTCACCTTCCTACTGGTGACAGGCATTCTGCTGCTGTTTGCTGTTGGTTACGTCGCCATGGCGCGCCATATCCGCAATGCCGGCGCCTTTTATGCCTATACGGCCCAGGGTCTTGGCGGCCTCATGGGCGGCGCGGCCGCGCTGATCGCCATTCTCGCTTATAATGCCATGCAGGTCGGCGTTCTCGGCCTTTTCGGCGCAGCGACCAAGGGTTTCTTTGCCGAGCAGCTCGGCCTTGACCTTCCCTGGTGGGTCTGGAGCTTCGTCGGTATCGCCTTCGTCGCCGTTTTTGGCTACCGCCGCGTCGATCTATCGGCCAAGGTGCTGACGGTGCTCGTCATTCTCGAATATCTCGTCGTCCTCGTCATCGACGCCGCGATCTTCGTCAAGGGCGGCGACGCCGGCCTTTCGGCTGCGTCGTTTACGCCGACGGCCTTCTGGAGCGGAACTCCGGCCATCGGCCTCTTGTTCTGCTTTGCCGCCTTCATCGGCTTTGAAGCGACGACTATTTACAGCGAAGAGGCCCGTGAGCCGGAAAAGACCGTGCCGCGCGCAACCTATATCTCCGTTCTCATTATCGGTCTCTTCTATATGCTGACTTCATGGCTGATGGTGGATGGCGCAGGCGTCGACAAGCTGGTTCCGGCGTTACAGGGTCTTGCCGATCCGACCACGTTCCTCTTCGGCCTTGCCGAGCGCTATGTCGGTCACTGGATCACCGTCGTGATGAGCGTTCTCTTCATCACCAGCCTGTTTGCCGGCATTCTCGCCTTCCACAATGGCGTGGCGCGTTACATGTATGTCGCCGGTCGCGAGGGTCTGCTGCCGAAGTCGGTCGGGGTCACGCATCCGGTCTTCCAGAGCCCGCATGGCGGCTCGATCATCCAGACCGTCATTGCCGTGCTCGTCGTCGCACTCTTTGCAGCGACGGGTCAGGATCCGGTGCTGGCACTCTTCTCCTGGCTCACCAATGTCGCCACGCTTGCAATCATCCTGCTGATGGCGTTCACGGCCTTCTCGATCGTGGTGTTCTTCAGCCGTAATCCGGGGCTTGAGCGCAATGTGCTTGTCATCAAGGTGCTGCCGATCGTGACGGGGCTGATCCTTCTGGCGCTCGTCTACTACATCTCGGCGAATTTCGGTGCGATCGCCGGTGCCAACGGCGTACTTGCCGTGTTGCTGCCAGGTCTGGTGCTGATCGCGGCGATCATCGGATTCATCGCCGCGGCGCGTCTGAAGTCTTCGGATGCGGCAGGCTATGCCCGCCTTGGTGCCGGCCAGGAAGCCTGA